In Sphingomonas psychrotolerans, the following proteins share a genomic window:
- a CDS encoding DoxX family protein, which translates to MAFRRSRTAGLAGYSDAALLLARLVVGAFLIWGVWDNIQSAARMAEFARFLGAHGFPEPRWLAPLSVWAQFACGVSFVLGLATRWTGLLCAVHFAVAIAMVDAKLGIRAAFPAASLILFGLLFATIGAGRYAIDAMFGASRR; encoded by the coding sequence ATGGCTTTCAGGCGCAGTCGTACCGCGGGTCTCGCGGGCTATTCCGATGCGGCGCTCTTGCTCGCGCGCCTCGTCGTCGGCGCCTTCCTGATCTGGGGGGTATGGGACAATATCCAGAGCGCCGCGCGCATGGCCGAATTCGCGCGCTTCCTCGGCGCCCATGGCTTCCCCGAGCCGCGCTGGCTGGCCCCGCTCTCGGTGTGGGCGCAGTTCGCCTGCGGCGTCAGCTTCGTCCTCGGCCTCGCCACCCGCTGGACCGGATTGCTGTGCGCGGTCCACTTCGCCGTGGCGATCGCCATGGTCGATGCGAAGCTCGGCATCCGCGCCGCCTTCCCGGCGGCCAGCCTCATCCTGTTCGGCCTGCTCTTCGCTACGATCGGCGCCGGCCGCTATGCGATCGACGCGATGTTCGGGGCATCCCGCCGCTAG
- a CDS encoding DUF2842 domain-containing protein, whose amino-acid sequence MARGEVKASWRKPAGAITILLLILVWVVLVASFSSQIGALPILIQMVIYVVLGIVWITPLKPLLRWMETGNWRLPPS is encoded by the coding sequence GTGGCACGCGGAGAAGTGAAGGCCAGCTGGCGCAAGCCCGCGGGGGCGATCACGATCCTGCTGCTGATCCTCGTCTGGGTGGTGCTCGTCGCCAGCTTCTCGAGTCAGATTGGCGCCTTGCCGATCCTCATCCAGATGGTGATCTATGTCGTGCTCGGCATTGTCTGGATCACGCCGCTCAAGCCGCTGCTGCGCTGGATGGAGACGGGAAACTGGCGCCTTCCCCCCAGCTGA
- a CDS encoding 5-formyltetrahydrofolate cyclo-ligase, whose protein sequence is MILDKPALRARLRADRDGFAAQSSTAILAPGAFVARLRPGKTVATYCPVGSEADPTQLAAAAAAAGCALALPFVVDRAAPIRFLAWQLGEPLVAGPFNLRQPDPASPEVAPDIILTPLVGFDRRLNRLGQGAGHYDRAFARYEEAWRVGIAWSVQEVPAIPADIWDVPLHAIITEEGMLWHAEK, encoded by the coding sequence ATGATCCTCGACAAGCCCGCGCTCCGCGCCAGGCTCCGTGCCGATCGCGACGGCTTCGCCGCACAATCGTCGACCGCGATCCTCGCGCCCGGTGCTTTCGTCGCGCGCCTTCGTCCCGGCAAGACGGTCGCGACTTATTGCCCGGTGGGCAGCGAGGCGGATCCCACCCAGCTTGCCGCGGCCGCCGCGGCAGCGGGCTGCGCGCTGGCACTGCCCTTCGTGGTCGATCGCGCCGCGCCGATTCGTTTCCTTGCCTGGCAGCTCGGCGAGCCGCTCGTCGCGGGTCCATTCAATCTTCGCCAGCCCGATCCGGCGAGCCCGGAAGTTGCGCCCGACATCATCCTGACTCCGCTGGTCGGGTTCGATCGTCGGCTCAACCGCCTCGGCCAGGGCGCCGGCCATTACGATCGCGCCTTTGCGCGCTACGAGGAGGCATGGCGGGTCGGAATTGCCTGGTCGGTCCAGGAGGTTCCTGCCATTCCCGCCGATATCTGGGACGTGCCCCTGCACGCGATCATCACCGAGGAGGGCATGTTGTGGCACGCGGAGAAGTGA
- a CDS encoding cell division protein ZapA, with amino-acid sequence MADIDISIAGRSYSVAARDGDEPHLRHLESILQKHAETAHRASGGLNAERTLVYLSLILADLVDEVQRNPPQGVSPVLLERIADRLEAVAAALEEDAAEA; translated from the coding sequence ATGGCCGATATCGACATCTCCATTGCTGGCCGCAGCTATTCGGTCGCCGCGCGCGACGGCGACGAGCCGCACCTGCGCCATCTCGAATCGATCCTGCAGAAGCACGCGGAGACCGCGCACCGCGCCTCGGGCGGGCTCAACGCCGAGCGCACGCTGGTCTATCTCTCGCTGATCCTTGCCGATCTGGTCGACGAAGTGCAGCGCAATCCGCCGCAGGGCGTCTCGCCGGTGTTGCTCGAACGCATCGCCGACCGGCTCGAGGCGGTGGCCGCGGCGCTGGAAGAGGACGCCGCCGAGGCCTGA
- the tkt gene encoding transketolase, translating to MTVSFSDCANAIRALSMDAVEAANSGHPGMPMGMADVATVLFQRYLKFDPADPKWPDRDRFVLSAGHGSMLLYSLLHLTGYARPTLDDIKRFRQVGSPCAGHPENFELPGIEATTGPLGQGLAMAVGMAIAERHLNGVFGNDLVDHRTWVVAGDGCLMEGINHEAIGLAGHLKLDRLIVLWDDNKITIDGSVSLSSSEDIPARYEATGWYVTECDGHDEDSIVAAFEEALDEDRPVLIRCRTIIGKGAPNKQGTSKVHGAALGKDEVAAARETLGWHHPAFEIPGDIREAWLAAGKRGARPHAEWQARLAAHPDRVGWEARGEVPADLLKPYVAQLLANPQKVATRKASEMALEEINTLLPETIGGSADLTGSNNTLTKNLVALTAGTYEGRYLYYGIREFGMAAAMNGMALHGGVIPYGGTFLVFSDYARGAIRLSALQQTRVVYVMTHDSIGLGEDGPTHQPIEHLMSLRLIPNLHVYRPCDTVETAECWELALSRTDGPALLALSRQNLPQLRTEAVENRCARGGYALFEAEAPRKVVVIATGSEVEVAVAVREALEAQGIGADVVSMPSFEHFEAQDAQYRNDVLPRDALKVSIEAGATFGWERYTGTDGLRFGVDVFGASGPYLGLYEHYGLTAGNIVPRIIARLNGEQA from the coding sequence GTGACCGTTTCCTTCAGCGATTGCGCCAATGCGATCCGCGCCCTTTCGATGGACGCGGTCGAGGCCGCCAATTCGGGCCACCCCGGCATGCCGATGGGGATGGCCGACGTCGCCACCGTGCTGTTCCAGCGCTATTTGAAATTCGATCCGGCCGACCCCAAATGGCCCGATCGCGATCGCTTCGTGCTGTCGGCCGGCCATGGATCGATGCTGCTCTATTCGCTGCTCCATCTGACCGGCTATGCGCGGCCGACACTCGACGACATCAAGCGCTTCCGTCAGGTCGGCAGCCCGTGCGCGGGGCATCCCGAGAATTTCGAGCTTCCGGGCATCGAGGCGACCACCGGTCCGCTCGGCCAGGGCCTGGCGATGGCGGTGGGCATGGCGATCGCCGAGCGCCATCTCAACGGCGTGTTCGGCAACGATCTGGTCGATCACCGCACCTGGGTGGTCGCCGGCGACGGCTGCCTGATGGAAGGCATCAACCACGAGGCGATCGGGCTTGCCGGGCATCTCAAGCTCGATCGGCTGATCGTGCTGTGGGATGACAACAAGATCACCATCGATGGATCGGTATCGCTGTCTTCGAGCGAGGACATTCCGGCGCGCTACGAGGCGACCGGCTGGTACGTCACCGAATGCGACGGGCATGACGAGGACAGCATCGTCGCGGCGTTCGAGGAAGCGCTCGACGAGGACCGCCCGGTGCTGATCCGCTGCCGGACGATCATCGGCAAGGGCGCGCCGAACAAGCAGGGCACTTCGAAGGTGCACGGCGCCGCGCTCGGCAAGGACGAAGTTGCCGCGGCACGCGAGACTTTGGGCTGGCACCACCCGGCGTTCGAGATCCCCGGCGACATCCGCGAGGCGTGGCTCGCCGCAGGCAAGCGCGGTGCCAGGCCGCATGCCGAGTGGCAGGCGCGGCTCGCGGCGCATCCCGACCGGGTCGGCTGGGAGGCGCGCGGAGAGGTGCCGGCGGACCTGCTCAAGCCCTATGTCGCGCAATTGCTCGCCAACCCGCAAAAGGTCGCGACCCGCAAGGCGTCCGAAATGGCCCTCGAGGAGATCAACACACTGCTGCCCGAGACGATCGGCGGCTCGGCCGACCTGACCGGCTCGAATAATACGCTGACGAAGAACCTCGTGGCGCTGACCGCGGGCACCTATGAGGGGCGTTACCTTTATTACGGCATCCGCGAGTTCGGCATGGCGGCGGCGATGAACGGGATGGCGCTGCACGGCGGGGTGATTCCCTACGGCGGCACCTTCCTCGTCTTCTCAGACTATGCCCGCGGCGCGATCCGGCTGTCGGCGCTCCAGCAGACGCGTGTCGTCTATGTGATGACGCACGATTCGATCGGGCTGGGCGAAGACGGCCCGACGCATCAGCCGATCGAGCATCTGATGAGCCTGCGCCTCATCCCCAATCTGCATGTCTATCGTCCGTGCGACACAGTCGAGACCGCCGAGTGCTGGGAACTGGCGCTGTCGCGGACCGATGGCCCGGCGCTGCTCGCGCTCAGCCGCCAGAATTTGCCGCAGCTGCGCACCGAAGCGGTCGAGAATCGCTGCGCGCGCGGCGGCTATGCGCTGTTCGAGGCTGAGGCGCCGCGCAAGGTGGTGGTGATCGCCACGGGTTCGGAAGTCGAGGTCGCCGTCGCGGTGCGCGAGGCGCTCGAGGCGCAGGGGATCGGCGCCGACGTCGTGTCGATGCCGAGCTTCGAGCATTTCGAGGCGCAGGATGCGCAGTACAGGAACGACGTGCTGCCGCGCGACGCGCTCAAGGTGTCGATCGAGGCGGGCGCCACCTTCGGTTGGGAGCGCTACACCGGCACCGACGGGCTACGTTTTGGTGTCGATGTATTCGGCGCCTCGGGCCCTTATCTCGGGCTATACG